One Motilibacter aurantiacus genomic region harbors:
- a CDS encoding SCO6880 family protein translates to MSASTVNGNEGPRTYGNFVVPRSPGVFGLGTLGSGLLLVGLVMTVLVQLGRGFIAAGATLLLFIALLAPIKYRNRAGRNGWQTLTTRVAWAQGKRKGQNRYLSALVSPIAFGSARLPGLLARSEVFEAQTAYGERFAMVSIPAARHYAVVLSVAPEGGQLVDTDTVDSWVAEYGRFLSDLAHEPGLEAVTTTIETAPDPGTRLASEVRRTVRTGAPGLAREMMEEAASTFPAGAATVRGWVTLTFSARKPATVEEEGLTGRGKKAKSRKPRESTKALAARELAAYERGEDPTDAGLDEDLMPSSLPRPANPPQNVRSTVEMAVQIGQRLPGLMEHLAATGAGTVRAMRPQELAEMVRVAYDPTAAIAVEEARAAGEDTGITWDSAGPVAAVASWGAYRHDSGTSVTYATTRPPIGAVQSSVLERLLAPHPGVDRKRVTVVYRPYAAYEAAAIADADVRTANTLATARRGQAAAGETAAIRATRQTAEEQAAGAGLVRQSVMVTVTVSDPKRLGQAAEIVDQLGASSRLQLRRCFGSQDSAFAAALGVGVVLAKHVAMPDVFRNGL, encoded by the coding sequence ATGTCTGCTTCCACCGTCAACGGGAACGAGGGGCCGCGCACCTACGGCAACTTCGTCGTCCCGCGCTCGCCCGGCGTGTTCGGGCTGGGGACGCTGGGCAGTGGCCTGCTCCTCGTCGGCCTGGTGATGACCGTCCTCGTCCAGCTCGGCCGCGGGTTCATTGCCGCAGGCGCCACGCTGCTGTTGTTCATCGCGCTGCTGGCGCCGATCAAGTACCGAAACCGCGCTGGGCGCAACGGCTGGCAGACGCTCACGACACGGGTCGCGTGGGCACAAGGTAAGCGCAAGGGCCAGAACAGGTACCTGTCCGCGCTGGTCTCGCCGATCGCGTTCGGCTCGGCCCGGCTGCCGGGCCTGCTCGCGCGCAGCGAAGTGTTCGAGGCGCAGACCGCGTACGGCGAGCGGTTCGCGATGGTGTCCATCCCGGCGGCGCGTCACTACGCGGTCGTGCTCTCCGTCGCGCCCGAGGGCGGGCAGCTCGTCGACACCGACACGGTCGACTCCTGGGTCGCGGAGTACGGGCGCTTCCTGTCCGACCTCGCGCACGAGCCGGGCCTGGAGGCCGTGACCACGACGATCGAGACGGCCCCGGACCCGGGCACCCGGCTCGCCTCCGAGGTCCGCCGCACGGTCCGCACCGGAGCGCCCGGCCTCGCGCGGGAGATGATGGAGGAGGCAGCCTCTACGTTCCCGGCCGGCGCCGCCACCGTCCGCGGCTGGGTGACCCTCACCTTCAGCGCGCGCAAGCCCGCGACGGTCGAGGAAGAGGGCCTGACCGGGCGCGGCAAGAAGGCCAAGTCCAGGAAGCCGCGCGAGTCCACGAAGGCTCTGGCCGCCCGCGAGCTCGCGGCCTACGAGCGCGGCGAGGACCCCACGGACGCGGGTCTCGACGAGGACCTGATGCCGTCCTCGCTGCCCAGGCCGGCCAACCCGCCGCAGAACGTCCGCTCCACTGTTGAGATGGCCGTCCAGATCGGCCAGCGCCTTCCCGGCCTCATGGAGCACCTGGCCGCCACCGGCGCCGGGACGGTGCGGGCCATGCGCCCGCAGGAGCTGGCGGAGATGGTCCGGGTCGCCTACGACCCGACGGCGGCCATCGCCGTCGAGGAGGCGCGCGCGGCCGGCGAGGACACCGGCATCACCTGGGACAGCGCCGGCCCGGTGGCCGCCGTCGCCTCGTGGGGCGCGTACCGGCACGACAGCGGCACCTCGGTCACCTACGCCACGACCAGGCCGCCGATCGGCGCCGTGCAGTCCTCCGTCCTCGAGCGGCTGCTCGCCCCGCACCCCGGCGTGGACCGCAAGCGCGTCACGGTGGTCTACCGCCCCTACGCCGCCTATGAGGCGGCCGCCATCGCCGACGCCGACGTCCGCACGGCGAACACCCTCGCCACGGCCCGCCGCGGGCAGGCCGCCGCCGGCGAGACGGCGGCGATCCGCGCCACCCGGCAGACCGCCGAGGAGCAGGCCGCAGGCGCCGGGCTCGTACGCCAGTCCGTGATGGTCACCGTCACGGTGTCCGACCCCAAGCGGCTCGGCCAGGCCGCGGAGATCGTCGACCAGCTCGGCGCCTCCTCCCGGCTGCAACTGCGCCGCTGCTTCGGCTCCCAGGACAGCGCGTTCGCCGCTGCCCTCGGCGTGGGCGTCGTGCTGGCCAAGCACGTCGCGATGCCCGACGTCTTCCGCAACGGCCTCTAA
- a CDS encoding DUF4913 domain-containing protein — MTAGPTADAEPPDEGAARDEPGTSLSEAFDRVPELADLREAAAWLFHIQNQVDDLDGLVNKALHGPGAAPMERPALPAQPPVEAGDEWETYYRDVEDFVNEFFVIAFARTLGGNALWCDRWWDHPEAVLRLEGLWRTFETSRRQPENGGPIFLGQVDHHLPVLLSASGPFAACGASGHNPPPPLPSRPAPPGHWAPMATGPAS, encoded by the coding sequence ATGACCGCCGGGCCGACGGCCGACGCCGAGCCGCCGGACGAGGGCGCCGCACGCGACGAGCCCGGCACGTCGTTGAGCGAGGCCTTCGACAGGGTGCCGGAGCTGGCGGACCTGCGGGAGGCCGCTGCCTGGCTGTTCCACATCCAGAACCAGGTCGACGACCTCGACGGGCTAGTCAACAAGGCGCTTCATGGGCCCGGCGCCGCTCCGATGGAGCGGCCGGCACTGCCCGCGCAGCCGCCGGTCGAGGCCGGCGACGAGTGGGAGACCTACTACCGCGACGTCGAGGACTTCGTGAACGAGTTCTTCGTCATCGCCTTCGCCCGCACCCTCGGCGGCAACGCGCTGTGGTGCGACCGATGGTGGGACCACCCCGAGGCCGTGCTGCGGCTCGAGGGGCTGTGGCGGACGTTCGAGACCTCGCGGCGCCAGCCCGAGAACGGCGGCCCGATCTTTCTCGGGCAGGTCGACCATCACCTGCCGGTCCTGCTCAGCGCGTCGGGGCCGTTCGCGGCGTGCGGCGCCTCCGGCCACAACCCACCCCCGCCGCTGCCCTCGCGTCCGGCCCCGCCCGGGCACTGGGCGCCGATGGCCACCGGGCCCGCGTCGTGA
- a CDS encoding toprim domain-containing protein produces the protein MSPTDHAQLYAMHDQARRFYTRGWGGAKDRDVARFFAEVERRGVTTETFSKYQVGYAAPSWTALTNHLRGLGYTNEQLLESGLGMKTSRNTVVDRFRDRVMFPITSAAPAGELGRVVGFSGQSLDPRAGAEGAPPRYLDSPVTPIYRKGEHTFGLGSMPELDGRAAGATPVLVEGRWDVLAVTSTDPGSFYGVAPGGTALTQHQANLLAASATGRGLIVAPDEDEPGRAAAIAAYPLLRAAGLHPDRAPGVPGHDPSDLLGQYGPSTLAASLRAAATRPLVAAVLEDTMSRYRDRLQWPEGRVAAARAVAPILADLPPGVASWQMNELASAHGLDHDLLMREYLAVDAGGADARGRADSGEPSTQPLTNRASAASLTAAAYPAPLSGAPSLDTAPPATPAPAPATAQLAASGRRLQ, from the coding sequence ATGAGCCCCACCGACCACGCTCAGCTCTACGCCATGCACGACCAGGCCCGACGCTTCTACACCCGCGGATGGGGCGGCGCTAAGGACCGCGACGTCGCTCGGTTCTTCGCCGAGGTGGAGCGCCGCGGTGTCACGACCGAGACCTTCAGCAAGTACCAGGTCGGCTACGCGGCCCCGTCCTGGACGGCGCTGACCAACCACCTGCGCGGCCTCGGCTACACCAACGAGCAGCTCCTGGAGTCCGGGCTCGGCATGAAGACCTCGCGCAACACGGTCGTCGACCGCTTCCGCGACCGGGTCATGTTCCCCATCACCAGCGCCGCCCCTGCCGGCGAGCTCGGGCGCGTCGTCGGCTTCAGCGGGCAGTCCCTGGACCCCCGGGCTGGCGCCGAGGGCGCGCCGCCGCGCTACCTCGACTCCCCGGTCACCCCGATCTACCGCAAGGGCGAGCACACGTTCGGGCTCGGCTCGATGCCCGAGCTCGACGGCCGCGCAGCAGGGGCCACCCCGGTCCTCGTCGAGGGCCGGTGGGACGTCCTCGCCGTCACCTCGACCGACCCCGGCAGCTTCTACGGGGTGGCCCCCGGCGGCACCGCACTGACCCAGCACCAGGCCAACCTGCTCGCGGCCTCGGCCACCGGCCGGGGCCTGATCGTCGCTCCCGACGAGGACGAGCCCGGCCGCGCGGCCGCCATCGCGGCGTACCCCCTGCTGCGCGCAGCGGGCCTGCACCCCGACCGGGCGCCCGGCGTCCCGGGCCACGACCCGTCCGACCTGCTGGGTCAATACGGCCCCTCGACGCTCGCGGCATCGCTGCGCGCGGCCGCGACCCGGCCCCTCGTCGCGGCCGTCCTCGAGGACACGATGAGCCGCTACCGGGACCGGCTTCAGTGGCCCGAGGGGCGCGTGGCGGCCGCTCGCGCCGTCGCCCCAATCCTCGCTGACCTTCCCCCGGGGGTGGCCAGCTGGCAGATGAACGAGCTCGCGTCGGCGCACGGGCTGGACCACGACCTGCTCATGCGCGAGTACCTCGCCGTAGACGCCGGCGGGGCTGATGCCCGGGGGCGAGCCGATAGCGGTGAGCCGTCCACGCAGCCGCTGACCAACCGTGCCAGCGCCGCCTCACTGACCGCAGCCGCCTACCCCGCCCCCCTCTCCGGCGCTCCCAGCCTCGACACGGCACCTCCGGCCACTCCCGCTCCGGCGCCCGCGACCGCACAGCTCGCGGCCTCCGGACGACGCCTCCAATAG
- a CDS encoding type IV secretory system conjugative DNA transfer family protein, with protein MGTARPTPTISPRGAGGGEGGIVLLLGAFALVVGASASLWVAGGLTGAWGSHSDGHGWAWRPGPFSPLLVVDFARHPDTYVTGQGVWAGTDPRTLVGVAVVVLLAAAVPAYVILRSFTRASRRAPDPGRLMATVEDVKHLTQPELAKRASKLRPSLSGIKPKDLQGAQVGFTIGRLSPAGRLIRGSWEDVVLMFMAPRSGKTSSYAIPLTLEAPGAVVQTSNKPDGYTATAALRASDTSERVWAFDPQQIVRAPQTWWWDPLRAITTVEEAERLAAHFINATGTDNKDDIWKQSGAELVASLLLAAAVSGGTLADVYTWVTQENSPLPAQLLRQAGWDAIASSLDGTRTMAEETRSGVFFNARSALACLRNPEITAWVTPPTGQDAASIEEFDAKAFPASRQTLYLLSKDGGGSAAPLVAALTDRVLREAVAAAERRPGGRLDAPMLVVLDEAANICRIGDLPQLYSHLGSRGIIPVTVLQSYAQGVGVWGETGMKALWGAATLKIVGSGIDDPNFADDLSKLVGDYDYTSVSVSRGDGKSNRSRSVQTRRILTAADVRALPKFRTLVFSTGARPALVRSIPFFEGPRAEEIGTATATADARIEAAAEGAAA; from the coding sequence ATGGGGACCGCTCGGCCCACCCCGACCATCTCCCCGCGCGGCGCCGGGGGCGGCGAGGGCGGCATCGTCCTGCTGCTCGGCGCCTTCGCCCTCGTCGTCGGCGCTTCCGCGTCCCTGTGGGTCGCTGGCGGCCTCACCGGCGCCTGGGGCTCGCACTCCGACGGGCACGGCTGGGCCTGGCGGCCCGGCCCGTTCTCGCCGCTGCTCGTGGTCGACTTCGCACGCCACCCCGACACCTACGTGACGGGCCAGGGCGTGTGGGCCGGCACCGACCCGCGCACGCTCGTCGGTGTCGCCGTCGTCGTCCTGCTCGCCGCCGCCGTACCGGCGTACGTGATTCTCCGCTCGTTCACCAGAGCCTCGCGCCGCGCACCGGACCCGGGCCGGCTCATGGCCACCGTCGAGGACGTCAAGCACCTCACCCAGCCCGAGCTGGCCAAGCGCGCCAGCAAGCTGCGCCCCTCGCTGTCCGGGATCAAGCCCAAGGACCTCCAGGGCGCGCAGGTCGGCTTCACCATCGGCCGGCTGTCCCCGGCCGGGCGCCTGATCCGCGGGTCCTGGGAGGACGTCGTCCTCATGTTCATGGCCCCCCGCTCCGGCAAGACCTCCTCCTACGCGATCCCGCTCACGCTCGAGGCGCCCGGCGCCGTCGTACAGACCTCGAACAAGCCCGACGGGTACACGGCGACGGCCGCGCTGCGCGCGAGCGACACCAGCGAGCGGGTGTGGGCCTTCGACCCGCAGCAGATCGTGCGCGCCCCGCAGACCTGGTGGTGGGACCCGCTGCGCGCCATCACCACCGTCGAAGAGGCCGAGCGGCTCGCCGCACACTTCATCAACGCCACCGGCACCGACAACAAGGACGACATCTGGAAGCAGTCCGGCGCCGAGCTCGTCGCCTCGCTGCTGCTGGCCGCCGCCGTCTCCGGCGGCACCCTGGCCGACGTCTACACGTGGGTCACGCAGGAGAACAGCCCCCTCCCCGCGCAGCTGCTGCGTCAGGCCGGCTGGGACGCCATCGCCTCCTCGCTGGACGGCACGCGAACGATGGCCGAGGAGACGCGGTCCGGCGTCTTCTTCAACGCCCGCTCCGCGCTGGCCTGCCTGCGCAACCCGGAGATCACGGCGTGGGTCACCCCGCCGACCGGGCAGGACGCCGCCTCCATCGAGGAGTTCGACGCCAAAGCGTTCCCGGCGTCGCGTCAGACGCTCTACCTGCTGAGCAAGGACGGCGGCGGCTCCGCCGCCCCTCTCGTGGCCGCTCTGACCGACCGTGTGCTGCGCGAGGCCGTCGCGGCGGCCGAGCGCCGCCCCGGCGGGCGACTCGACGCCCCCATGCTGGTCGTGCTCGACGAGGCCGCGAACATCTGCCGCATCGGGGACCTGCCGCAGCTCTACTCCCACCTAGGCAGCCGCGGGATCATCCCGGTGACGGTGCTCCAGTCCTACGCCCAAGGCGTCGGAGTCTGGGGCGAGACAGGCATGAAGGCGCTCTGGGGCGCAGCCACGCTCAAGATCGTGGGGTCCGGCATCGACGACCCCAACTTCGCCGATGACCTGTCCAAGCTCGTCGGCGACTACGACTACACCTCGGTCTCGGTGAGCCGTGGCGACGGCAAGTCCAACCGCTCGCGGTCGGTGCAGACGCGCCGCATCCTCACCGCCGCCGACGTCCGGGCGCTGCCCAAGTTCCGCACCTTGGTGTTCTCGACCGGAGCCCGGCCCGCGTTGGTGCGGTCGATCCCCTTCTTCGAAGGCCCGCGCGCCGAGGAGATCGGAACGGCCACCGCGACCGCGGACGCACGCATCGAGGCCGCAGCCGAAGGGGCGGCGGCATGA
- a CDS encoding ATP/GTP-binding protein yields the protein MSKKLTSLEEAGAVVSSRISGARRHRRASRRDSTCITATAKATSKRQLRNATKQVNKTPKAAPASLAKPARLTARGFAGRGLGRASYVEAPPEWRGTTVQACGLYPFVVGASTPMVGVPIGPSLSTGATVCCDPINWFQRAKLISNPSMFVLGLPGLGKSTLIRRQVLGLAAQGVTPLVLGDLKPDYADLVRELGGQVVRLGRGLGSLNVLDAGALDEAADLLQAAGMHRRADRLREEAHGRRLNMVDALILLARQSSTTDTERTVLSAALRLLAERRADAAAYEGTSEAPLLSDLVAVLEEGPPVVRLPTLDRGDVERYRVAVEPLQRSLLALIEGPLGSVFARPTTERIRLDSTAVCVDVSGISANDTALQAAVLLACWNEGFGAVEAANELADAGLAPQRRYFVVLDELWRVLRSGAGMVDRVDSVSRLNRQEGVGQAYCSHSMADLKSMQDPADIAKAKGLVERAGIVVVAGLPPAELKELAEVVGFTDAEVDTVTSWSTPRGWDEGEGPAQDAEEGDRDARPGSEPPGRGKLLIKVGQRPGIPVQLQLTRAERRSAVHNTNKRWVTDLTKAAGSGLAPTLDLTNAGAERAGAVA from the coding sequence ATGTCGAAGAAGCTCACATCGCTGGAAGAGGCCGGCGCTGTGGTGTCGTCCCGCATCAGCGGCGCGCGCCGCCACCGGCGGGCCTCCCGTCGCGATTCGACCTGCATCACCGCCACTGCAAAGGCGACGAGCAAGCGCCAGCTGCGCAACGCCACCAAGCAGGTGAACAAGACCCCGAAGGCCGCCCCGGCCAGCCTGGCCAAGCCTGCGCGGCTGACCGCGCGCGGGTTCGCCGGTCGCGGGCTGGGCCGCGCGTCCTACGTGGAAGCTCCCCCCGAGTGGCGCGGCACGACCGTGCAGGCGTGCGGGCTCTACCCGTTCGTCGTCGGCGCGTCCACGCCGATGGTCGGAGTCCCGATCGGGCCGTCGCTCTCGACCGGGGCGACGGTGTGCTGCGACCCGATCAACTGGTTCCAGCGCGCCAAGCTCATCTCCAACCCCTCCATGTTCGTGCTCGGCCTGCCCGGCCTCGGCAAGTCCACGCTCATCCGCCGCCAGGTCCTCGGCCTCGCGGCGCAGGGCGTCACACCGCTCGTGCTGGGCGACCTCAAGCCCGACTACGCCGACCTCGTGCGCGAGCTCGGCGGGCAGGTCGTCCGGCTCGGCCGCGGCCTCGGCTCGCTCAACGTCCTCGACGCCGGCGCGCTCGACGAGGCGGCCGACCTGCTCCAGGCGGCCGGGATGCACCGGCGCGCCGACCGCTTGCGCGAGGAGGCCCACGGCCGCCGGCTCAACATGGTCGACGCGCTGATCCTGCTCGCCCGCCAGTCCTCCACCACCGACACCGAGCGGACCGTCCTATCGGCCGCGCTGCGGCTGCTGGCCGAGCGCCGCGCCGACGCCGCCGCCTACGAGGGCACGTCCGAGGCGCCGCTGCTCTCGGACCTCGTCGCCGTCCTCGAGGAGGGGCCGCCGGTCGTGCGGCTCCCCACACTGGACCGCGGCGACGTCGAGCGCTACCGGGTCGCGGTCGAGCCGCTGCAGAGGTCGCTGCTGGCGCTCATCGAGGGGCCGCTGGGCTCGGTGTTCGCCCGCCCCACCACCGAGCGCATCCGCCTGGACTCCACCGCCGTATGCGTCGACGTGTCCGGCATCTCCGCGAACGACACCGCGCTGCAGGCCGCGGTGCTGCTGGCGTGCTGGAACGAGGGGTTCGGTGCCGTCGAGGCGGCCAACGAGCTCGCCGACGCCGGTCTCGCCCCGCAGCGGCGCTACTTCGTCGTCCTGGACGAACTGTGGCGGGTGCTGCGCTCGGGCGCCGGGATGGTCGACCGGGTCGACTCGGTCTCACGGCTCAACCGCCAGGAGGGAGTGGGGCAGGCGTACTGCTCGCACTCGATGGCGGACCTGAAGTCCATGCAGGACCCGGCCGACATCGCCAAGGCCAAGGGCCTGGTCGAGCGCGCCGGGATCGTCGTCGTGGCCGGGCTGCCCCCCGCCGAGCTCAAGGAGCTTGCGGAGGTCGTCGGCTTCACCGACGCAGAGGTCGACACCGTCACCTCCTGGTCCACGCCGCGCGGCTGGGACGAGGGCGAGGGCCCTGCTCAGGACGCCGAGGAGGGGGACAGGGACGCCAGGCCGGGCAGCGAGCCGCCCGGTCGCGGCAAGCTGCTCATCAAGGTCGGGCAGCGGCCGGGCATCCCCGTCCAGCTGCAGCTGACCCGAGCCGAGCGGCGCAGCGCGGTCCACAACACCAACAAGCGCTGGGTGACCGACCTGACCAAGGCCGCCGGCAGCGGGCTCGCTCCCACGCTCGACCTGACCAATGCCGGCGCCGAGCGCGCTGGGGCGGTGGCCTGA